caccaaacgAGAAAAGAGATGAGTAAATCCATTcccgaatttgttaaatcagtatcaGAAAAATATCGATTATGCCTTTGTTAACCGTTAGATTGAGCTGAtgtttggacagcaggttcacAATATTCATATCCACgttttcaacggtcggatcggcgaAATGACGTTCAGAGAGGGAGAAACCATGCTCGCACAGCAACATGTGTGAAATGAGTGAGACAAGAGTTTGTGAAccataattctaaatataacaCTAGTAatggtaagggcatcactccatccGCTTTCctatttgaattatatgtgatataaatgtactgttatttattggttttgtttgtgtgttatattcaaaatgaatattaataattgttgtgcttgacatgttcaaagtgtggaaaataaatgttatgtgataagttgttataatggttgtgttgagcATATTCAAAGTGCAAGGAATAAAagttatgtgatatgttgttataatggcTGTGTTGAGCATATTCAAAGTTgaagaataaatgttatgtgatatgttgttataatggttgagttggacatattcaaagtgtggaaaataaatgttatgtgatatgatgttataatggttgtgttgaacatattcaaagtgtgaataataaatgttatgtgatatgtcgTTAATAAGTTAGTATcgcattatattttataaaagtgaagtgtccacattcatgcattcattcatagttgtgtggtggtgcgtccataattagTTGGAGCCCACatatccttgcggggatgttgagttagtggtgttgcttggaaggacacACACGAAGCTCGTTAGTTGTGTTgtttggaaggacccacgaagcccTTGCGGGGGAGACGATATTCCGGAATCATTACATTGTCATATAGATTAAGTAATAAGGTCTGTTTGGGTGTGCATTGATTAAAGTGTGACTAATGTTTTATATATTGTATCTCCTGATTTTGGGTGAATTAACGTTATTAAAAAtgtgatattgtatattttggGTGAATTAACATTGTTAAATATGTGATATAGTATTTCTATATTTTATCGTTATTGTACCTCTCGGTAGTTTGATTggtgaattaatgttattaattacgtAAACATTGTACTATTATCTTTTAATTGTCATTGTATCTTTGGTCCGTTGtgattttaactgttaaatgaagtaaatgatttatttatattttgctataacaaccatatatgcatgtatatttgctatgtgtttgttatttggagatgactcttacatttgacaggaagtcacatatagtgttacttAGAGCGAATAATATCACAATCAACctaataggagaaatgcgagAAAGTACAATAGCATGCAGTTGGAGGCTCCGAGATACTTCTGTATCGTGTTAGACTTGTTTAGTGAGTTTTCCACAAGTCCAAAGTTTgtgaccaactaggatttatgtttGGGTAGTAAAACATCGAGAATTTTGACTctaggagtttcttttgtttaatgtattaaatttacttttagtgatTGTAAATACTGTGAttcattatttgtaaaatataactaaaaatattattaattgattttaaagtaaatcaatatttaagataatcataaataaataaaaatgaatttgtaattttacgTTTAGAATTTCTGTTAGTTAATGTCCTgaaaaagcgggatgttacaatgatcaatctggagatttAGTTTTGATCATTCTAGACGTCTTCCTGATGTATTGTACATATCAAAATTGattaaactttcttgacagtttggccGAAGAAGATTCTGTTTCAACTAGCTTGATTCGAgaccttttatcttaatgattcgaAAGCTTTCTTTGACCGAAAtggatcctacttgttccttatTATGTACTGATGAACTTAATATAAAATCCAGAGGCAAAAACTTCGttgaaatagtggagattgattggtcaatAGGCTATGACGATCAGTCTTGATCCTGTAGATCATTCTTCGTTTTATCTAGAatattcttgtttttttatatgttcagtttttaactgttttctttgttttgcgTGATtcatatatttgaattaattcactcaaaacacacaagttaaatttacataacatttgtttattttcgtcaaaactttaatttgagagtttgttttaACACATATCATAATCTTTAacgataaaaatttatatttacataGAAACTGCTTTGCCTGacactaaatttataattttggagATTATTTTTTAGATCCACAAAATTGAAAGATTAATTAAACCACCAATTACAATTTCAATCACCATTTTTtctgttaaaattttaaatatcttaAGTTACTAGtagtatttataaatttatatttgattttcttgttatttatttattactatctTATAAAGGGATCAAAGGCAGAAGCACCAAAGGCAATTCCATTTAACGTCGTCGCCAGCTACCTAGAAACAAAACGACAAAAAGCCACTGCTCCCTTTTCCGTTCCCCAAACTTATCTTTCTATAACTCAAATAAAAACACACACAAGCCCAAAAAAGAAACACTCCTTTTCCCTTTTCTCTGTTCGTTTCACTCTTTACACCccactaataaaaaaaaacacctcCCTCTCCACATCCCATTTCAATGGCAGAACAAAACGAACACGAAGAAATGAAGAAGCTATTTTCTTCTTACATAGGTCTAAGCTTCTCCGTCTTCTTAGCGCTTCTTCCAAACAACCTTCGAGAACATTCTCTAAGAGCTTTTCGCGCCGAAGAAGAGTTACGACAGATGCGGTCACGCCGGCAGGAAGATTACAAAGCAAACGCGAGAGTTGCGGAGATCTTCGCCTCTCACCGGAACGCATGGCGAGACGAGGAGAAACGGTTACTACGACGGATCGACGCCGCGTCGGAGGAGATCGCGAGGTTGAGAGCGGTGGTGGAGGATTCGAAAGCGCGCGTGGAGGAGCTGGAGCGTGAGGTTGTTGAGAGAGATGAGATGATTGCGTTTGTTTCGAGGAGATTTCAAGAGGAGGGATTGGGTGGGTGCGGGAGTAGCGAACATTACGGTGGGAATAAGAAGAATGGTGGTGGTGAGTGGTTTCATAAAGAGGAGGAGATGGTGGGGACCACTACTGGTTCTCATGTGGATGAGGAAATTGATGTTATTTATCAACAACATAGTCAGCATCTTAATAATGGATTTGATTCTGAGTTTTCTGCTTCTAAGTTTTGGGCAGAAAAAGCTTCACTATGGCAGGTTTGTGAAATCACTATCAACTTTTCAAAATTACCATATGTTACCCTTTGATTCTCTTTTTTTCAATCATTGAAAGTTTATTACAATAAAGAAACTGTTActtacactttttattttattttattttattttgttcatttAATCTAAAGTGGTTGATAAATGACAAAATCATTATGAATAAAATATGATGACAATGATGACCACATGCATGCAACATGGACACCAGACACCATAGTGACATTGATAGGTATACTAgcaatattttaagaaaatgtaAGTTATTGAATGTAATTGTGTGTTAGTGTCTCTTGTACCCCAAACACATTCAATTGGAAGGAATTTGGTTTCTCTCACATCCACGCATTTGAGACATCGGTGCTTGTCTGATCACGTCGATCAGACGGTCCAAAAGAATGcaaattttaattgtataagTCAAAATACTTAGTATGAGTATTGATCGTTTGATTTTGATCGAACAGCTACCGATGTTATAGGGGAATGAAATCCATTGGATATTTAATTTAACGTGCTTCCTAGTTTAGTGGTAACCTTTTTTTCACGTTCTTTTACCGCACAGCTTTTTACTCAATTTTCAAGGTTACAGACTTTAGGAGATTCCTTTCTTTTGTGGGTACGGTAGAATTGGACCAGACTACTTTATATGTATTTGTGATGACAACTGAGGTCCTTCAGAGGTTATGTTTACTTCTTTTTAGCTTTCAAGTTCATAGTGGTGGAGCCATGCACCATTCACTTGTTATTTGTCTGTTTTTGTACCTCGTAGCAATGTGTTGTGTACCTTATTGCTTTGCTTTCATGGTCCACATTAACTTTCAGCAGGCACTAGTCACTGTTTTAATCTGGTTCTGAAATCCATGGTATCCTTCTCCGGGTTGTTTACTGTCTGTGCCAATCACATGGATGCAAATTGATATGGTTGAGAAATATCTTCCACTTGGCTTGCTTTTTGCTAACACTCATGCTGTTGGAATACACATGTTTTGGTTTCAAGAGTGGTTGAATAAACTAAGAAAACACAGTAATATATAAGAATATTCTTAAAGCACCCACTTGGGGGAAATGAGTCTTATCTAGTTCTTACAGCTCTGGTATAAACGGCGTTGTTGTTGTCTTCTCTATTCAATTTGATTTTTCTCCACAAAAGATCTAGTGCAATTAATTAGTAATCACGTTTCTTTACTCCTGGTTCTATTCTTTAAATGTCCCTGGAAACAATGTGGTGAAAATCGAGATTTTAGGATTTCACTACCACATGTTACGATCCATGATACGTACCTAGAACACtgttgtttgtttgtgaaaGATGGCTCTGTTGAGGAGAACCaaccaataaataaataacaacatGCATTTACCAAAATCCTTTGAACGCCCTTCAACTATTTGACATTGCAGATTAGGGATCACTTTTAATCACAACACTTGTTCTACCTTAATGCGAGCAGTTTACTTGGTAAATCCGAATCATACATGCAACTAATTCTCAACTAAAAGCTGGTGCTGATTTCTGATCGACAAATGTCTATTTCGCTTGCAGGATGTACAGTACGAATCCCTTGAATCAGTGTATAATACCAAACAATTTGTGGCAAGGTAAATATTTGATAATCTAAATGCAGATAACTTTTGTAGCATTTGACATTAATCTCCAACTAAATGAAGGGTAAATGTTTTTTCCCCTCAGAAGGGAGTCCCCCTGGAAGGTAGATGGTGATTCAGCTGGAGTTTCCTCTAAACTGAAATTACTTGAACAGGAATTATTAAATCTGGAGAAGATTGGTAAGGATGTTCCATCCAAGGTGTCATCCTCAATAAAGAAGCAGGCAAAGAGATATCAATCACTTTCAGAAAAAATTGACGATTTATGCAGACGCATAGTAAGCAACTTGTATTTTGCTGTTTTTGTTTATGGGTCTATGTTATCTTGCAAATTGTAGCGACCCAAAACAATGGTCCCGTTACAAACTTATTTATTGACATTATCTTATAACATTGTTTTACCTAAACAGTTAAACCTGGCACATGTCCTCCTGTCAATGGACACCATTTGCAGTTTTGGGTCTGACATTTCTTCTATTTTTGAGCAGGCTAGTGATCCATGCGAACCCTCTCTTGGTTCAGAATTTCGAACTCAAACTCAAACAGAGTTTTTACTGGAAGCATTCAGGCTTCAGCAGGGTGCATCTGAAACTGGACAGAAACTAATGGCTTTGCATACCGAAGTCGGGAAGACCCATTACAAAGATGAGTTAAGAGGTGAGACCACACTAACCACAAGGCGGTCTTTGGACTCAATACGGAACAACTTCAGAGAACTCCAGCGAAATCTGGAGATATGGTTGGCCAGAATTATTGGGGATCTTGAGGGGATTCTGGCAAGGGACGGTGCATCTCGTGTAAGAGAATATTACATTTCTAGATATCCTTTTGTTCAATAGAATCAGAGATTGGTAGGAAGCCTCACTTCTCAACCTAACTAGTTAGTTAACTCTTTTGGTATGTAAATTGTTGGGACATGTATTGTTAGTGTAAAGTCATTTTACACTGTTATCCAATCAAATTGCTTCTTTTAGCCACATCAGTATGCAAGCACATAAATGTGGTAGTTGGATATCCATGTGAAATGAAATCATACCACATTTGCTAATATTGGCATCTTAAATATATGCTCTTTCTCACC
This region of Cicer arietinum cultivar CDC Frontier isolate Library 1 chromosome 8, Cicar.CDCFrontier_v2.0, whole genome shotgun sequence genomic DNA includes:
- the LOC101505738 gene encoding uncharacterized protein isoform X2, which produces MAEQNEHEEMKKLFSSYIGLSFSVFLALLPNNLREHSLRAFRAEEELRQMRSRRQEDYKANARVAEIFASHRNAWRDEEKRLLRRIDAASEEIARLRAVVEDSKARVEELEREVVERDEMIAFVSRRFQEEGLGGCGSSEHYGGNKKNGGGEWFHKEEEMVGTTTGSHVDEEIDVIYQQHSQHLNNGFDSEFSASKFWAEKASLWQDVQYESLESVYNTKQFVARESPWKVDGDSAGVSSKLKLLEQELLNLEKIGKDVPSKVSSSIKKQAKRYQSLSEKIDDLCRRIASDPCEPSLGSEFRTQTQTEFLLEAFRLQQGASETGQKLMALHTEVGKTHYKDELRGETTLTTRRSLDSIRNNFRELQRNLEIWLARIIGDLEGILARDGASRVREYYISRYPFVQ
- the LOC101505738 gene encoding uncharacterized protein isoform X1, with amino-acid sequence MAEQNEHEEMKKLFSSYIGLSFSVFLALLPNNLREHSLRAFRAEEELRQMRSRRQEDYKANARVAEIFASHRNAWRDEEKRLLRRIDAASEEIARLRAVVEDSKARVEELEREVVERDEMIAFVSRRFQEEGLGGCGSSEHYGGNKKNGGGEWFHKEEEMVGTTTGSHVDEEIDVIYQQHSQHLNNGFDSEFSASKFWAEKASLWQDVQYESLESVYNTKQFVARRESPWKVDGDSAGVSSKLKLLEQELLNLEKIGKDVPSKVSSSIKKQAKRYQSLSEKIDDLCRRIASDPCEPSLGSEFRTQTQTEFLLEAFRLQQGASETGQKLMALHTEVGKTHYKDELRGETTLTTRRSLDSIRNNFRELQRNLEIWLARIIGDLEGILARDGASRVREYYISRYPFVQ